The nucleotide window ATTAATGAGACAGCAAAAGATCATGCCCCTTGGTACGTGCTTCCTGCTGACAACAAATGGTTTGCAAGAGTAGCTGCCATTCAGATCATCATTGATACTCTTGAAAAGATGAATCTTAAATATCCTACGCTTTCTGATAAGGACAGAAAAGAATTACAGGATTCTAAAAAACAATTGGAAAGTGAATAAATCAGGTTGGAAGGAGGAAGCATGAAGATGGAGTTTACAATCATTGTGTTTAAAAAACGTCACTCTTCCAGCCTCTGACTTCCAGCTTTAAAAAAAATCACGAGAAAATCTATAAGCCGGATTCTGTACTTCCGGAGAAGCGCCTGTTATTTATCTGCGTGTTACATTGCTGCAACACTTGAGCTGATTACCCCTCGGTTTTCAGGACGAGCCGCCCCTATTTTCATTACTGAAAAGAACCGATATACTTACCATTGCACCGCAAAGAGTTTACCTGGTTTCACTACAGCCGAACTGTACCTGCTTTCTGTTGCACTTGTCCTACCCTCACGGGTGACGGATGTTATCCGCTTTGCTGCTCTGTGGTGTCCGGACTTTCCTACCTCCCGTAAAACGGGAAATCAACAGGCCGATTTTCTCGCGGAGGCAAAGGTACGCAAATTTTGCGGTAAAAAAAGCAAACGGTGAAATGACTAAAGGTCTTAGTTCCATGCAAACGATATTGATTGAGCAATTTTTTCCGTTTTTTCACCTCTTTACTATTTTACATGATAATTTTCCCTAATTACCAGTTTATTATTATCTTCGTGCCATTATATATCTATGGATTCCAGAGAAAAAGAATTTGCGCAGCTTATCAAAGATAATCAGGGACTGATTATTAAAGTATCGCGCCTGTATACCAATTCTCTGGAAGATGAAGAGGATCTTTTCCAGGAAATCGTGTTACAGCTCTGGAGAAGTTACGATTCTTTTAAAGGGAATTCTAAAATTTCCACCTGGATGTACCGTGTAGCGCTCAATACAGCCATTACCCTCTTTAGAAAAAAAAGCAAAAGCCTTCCTACGAATGAGCTGGACATCAACCACAGGGATTTTGTGGAAGATGATGATGAAAAACAGCAGCAGGTATCACTTTTGTATACTGTAATCAAGACTCTTCCTAATGTAGAAAGAGCCATTGTCATGATGTATCTTGACGATCTGCCATATAAGGATATTGCAGAGAACCTCGGAATCACTGAAGTCAATGCACGCGTGAAAATGAACAGATTAAAGAAAACCCTTAAAGAACAGATGGAAAAATATGCCTGAATTTGATTTAGACAGCTTTAAGAAAACATGGCAGGAACAACCTGTACAGCATAAATATGACAACACCGAGATTCTTCAGATGTTGAACAGAAAGTCACGCAATTATGTGAAATACATTTTCTGGATCAGCGTCGTAGAATTACTGTTCTTTTCAGTACTGGGACTGTTTTACTTTTTCCCTGAAGAGGAGTCAGATAGTTTCCGTAAAATGCTGGAGAGATTAGGGGCACAGGAAGCTCCTGAAGCAGAAAATAACTTTGGTCATGTTTATCTGGCTATAAAAATCTTAAGCTTGCTGATTACGGCTTATTTCGTGCTGAAATTCTATCAGAATTACCGGAAAATAAAAATCGAGGAAAATCTGAAAGGGCTTATTACCCGGATCATTAAATTCAAAACAACTGTCAATGCTTTTATTCTGATCAGTATTGTATTGCTGTTAATATTCACGTTTGTACTGGTTGCTTTTATATTTTATATATTGGATTCCCAGAATATACAGCCCAGCGGGTCCAATCTTACCATTATTATTGTTGGGATTGCCGTAAGCACATTACTCGCGGTTTCTATGATCTGGCTTTATTACAGACTGGTATATGGCACCATCATCAAAAAGCTTGATAAAAATCTGAAACAGCTTAAAGAAATAGATTCTCAGGAAAATTAATATCCATAGGCATAGTTCGGGATATAATTATTAATTTTATTCCACCAAATCTTAAACTATGCCCTTATCTTATGTGTATGGAACATCTGAGATTCCATTATTAGGACACACCATCGGAGCCAATCTTAAAAGTACGGTCGAAAAATACCCCCATCAGGAAGCTTTAGTC belongs to Chryseobacterium gleum and includes:
- a CDS encoding RNA polymerase sigma factor; the protein is MDSREKEFAQLIKDNQGLIIKVSRLYTNSLEDEEDLFQEIVLQLWRSYDSFKGNSKISTWMYRVALNTAITLFRKKSKSLPTNELDINHRDFVEDDDEKQQQVSLLYTVIKTLPNVERAIVMMYLDDLPYKDIAENLGITEVNARVKMNRLKKTLKEQMEKYA